One segment of Cydia amplana chromosome 16, ilCydAmpl1.1, whole genome shotgun sequence DNA contains the following:
- the LOC134655388 gene encoding esterase FE4-like has product MLISKWVPWARSARQLTAPVRVRGGLVRGSVAMDGTHLRFLGIPYATVTPENRFQAPGPEPSWDGVYDALDGKVICPQCPVLPTGSLPGRPTGQEDCLKINVFTPVVPPAEKLPVMVFIHGGGFIEGSGMPLVYGPNYLVPKGVILVTFNYRLNVPGYLNLGIKEAPGNAGMKDQVAALRWVQKNISSFGGDQDNITIFGESAGGVSVSYHLLSPMSRGLFQKAITQSGSSLCPWAIQSNPEYNAHLVAKTFGCDTKDPYELLNFFNKKPLKELLMTIKLPNDERKLLFSNLLYAPSVEREFENVEPFLTEDPYLLLSNGEYTKVPMIIGTTDEEGYFFIGAEKHLSSKIIGEIEHSLPNNLKFPTEAEEQQIAKEIREMYMGDEAISNKKSSTRKLSKFYGDPFMTYPSLAETELILKSTDRPIYNYCFKYSGWRNIGKVFGGLHFLSQPGATHTDELFYLFHQPFLTWLAKFDKNMIDKMTTLWTNFAKYGDPTPSTSELVPQRWLPTNPADPQSFVLDREHATVPLWFKDSLKYWRDLYSKYRKT; this is encoded by the exons ATGCTTATAAGCAAGTGGGTGCCGTGGGCCCGCAGCGCGCGGCAGCTGACGGCGCCGGTGCGCGTGCGCGGCGGACTCGTGCGCGGGAGCGTGGCTATGGACGGCACGCATCTGCGCTTCCTCGGCATACCTTATGCTACTGTCACGCCGGAGAACAGGTTCCAG GCTCCGGGGCCCGAACCATCCTGGGACGGAGTGTATGACGCTCTTGACGGCAAAGTCATCTGCCCACAATGTCCCGTTCTCCCCACTGGAAGCCTACCGGGGCGACCCACAGGACAGGAAGACTgccttaaaataaatgtattcacTCCTGTTGTACCTCCTGCTGAGAAGCTACCTGTCATGGTCTTTATTCACGGAGGAGGTTTCATAGAGGGATCGGGAATGCCACTAGTATATGGCCCAAATTATTTAGTTCCAAAAGGAGTGATTTTGGTAACTTTTAACTACAGATTAAACGTGCCAGGCTACCTGAATTTAGGAATAAAAGAGGCGCCAGGGAATGCTGGGATGAAAGACCAAGTCGCAGCTTTACGATGGGTTCAGAAAAATATCAGTTCTTTTGGAGGGGACCAAGATAATATTACGATTTTTGGAGAGAGTGCTGGCGGCGTGTCAGTGTCGTACCACTTACTGTCTCCAATGTCAAGAGGACTCTTCCAAAAAGCTATAACACAAAGTGGATCATCCTTATGCCCTTGGGCGATTCAAAGTAACCCAGAATATAATGCCCATTTAGTTGCAAAAACTTTTGGATGTGATACGAAAGACCCTTACGAATTATTAAACTTTTTCAATAAGAAACCTTTAAAAGAACTACTTATGACTATTAAACTTCCTAACGATGAACGAAAGCTGTTGTTCTCCAATCTGCTGTACGCACCTAGTGTAGAAAGGGAGTTTGAAAATGTTGAACCGTTTTTAACTGAAGACCCTTATCTGTTATTGTCAAATGGAGAATATACTAAAGTCCCTATGATTATTGGAACGACAGATGAAGAGGGATACTTCTTTATCGGCGCAGAAAAACATTTATCATCAAAAATCATTGGCGAAATCGAGCATTCATTACCAAATAACCTTAAATTTCCAACAGAAGCAGAAGAGCAGCAAATTGCAAAAGAAATAAGAGAAATGTATATGGGAGATGAAGCtatatcaaataaaaaatcCTCTACACGGAAGCTTTCTAAATTTTACGGAGATCCATTCATGACATATCCTTCATTGGCTGAGACAGAACTAATACTGAAGTCGACCGACAGACCGATATACAACTACTGCTTCAAATACAGCGGTTGGAGGAACATTGGCAAGGTGTTCGGAGGCCTACACTTCCTCTCTCAGCCTGGAGCGACGCACACAGATGAACTGTTTTACTTGTTCCATCAGCCCTTCTTGACCTGGTTAGCGAAGTTTGACAAAAATATGATAGATAAAATGACGACTCTGTGGACTAATTTTGCGAAATATGG AGACCCTACTCCTTCGACTTCTGAGCTGGTGCCGCAGCGATGGCTCCCCACGAACCCCGCAGACCCTCAGAGCTTTGTTCTAGATCGGGAACATGCCACCGTTCCCTTGTGGTTCAAGGACTCGCTGAAATACTGGAGAGATTTGTATTCTAAGTACAGGAAGACATAA